The Listeria welshimeri serovar 6b str. SLCC5334 genome has a window encoding:
- the map gene encoding type I methionyl aminopeptidase has translation MITLKSRREIDEMKAAGKILADTHKELKKIIKPGITSWDLEVFTEEFLRKNGATPEQKGFEGYEYAICASINDEICHGFPRKQKLNEGDIITVDMVVNYHGALADSAWTYAVGEVPDDVKHLMDVTHKALYLGIEQAKVGARIGDIGHAIQTYVESENLAVVREFIGHGVGPTLHEKPDIPHFGQAGKGPRLKEGMVITVEPMVNMGAWKAKMDDNGWTARTVDGSLSAQYEHTFAITQDGPEILTYQGEND, from the coding sequence ATGATTACACTTAAATCAAGACGCGAAATCGATGAGATGAAAGCAGCAGGGAAAATCCTTGCCGATACGCATAAAGAACTAAAAAAAATCATTAAACCAGGTATTACTAGCTGGGATTTAGAAGTATTTACAGAAGAATTCTTACGTAAAAATGGTGCAACTCCAGAACAAAAAGGGTTTGAAGGTTACGAATATGCTATTTGTGCAAGTATCAATGACGAAATTTGTCATGGCTTCCCGCGCAAACAAAAGCTTAACGAAGGCGACATTATCACAGTGGATATGGTCGTGAATTATCACGGCGCACTTGCTGATTCTGCTTGGACTTATGCAGTAGGAGAAGTACCAGACGATGTGAAGCATCTAATGGACGTTACCCATAAAGCACTTTATTTAGGAATTGAACAAGCCAAAGTTGGCGCTCGAATAGGCGATATTGGTCATGCGATTCAAACTTATGTAGAATCTGAGAATCTTGCAGTTGTACGTGAGTTTATCGGTCATGGTGTCGGACCAACTTTACACGAAAAACCAGATATTCCTCATTTTGGTCAAGCTGGCAAAGGTCCACGCTTAAAAGAAGGCATGGTTATTACAGTAGAGCCAATGGTAAATATGGGCGCTTGGAAAGCAAAAATGGATGATAATGGTTGGACTGCGAGAACAGTTGATGGTTCTTTATCTGCACAATATGAACACACTTTTGCCATTACACAAGATGGTCCAGAAATTTTAACTTATCAAGGCGAAAATGATTAA
- a CDS encoding sigma 54-interacting transcriptional regulator, with protein sequence MSSRKEEVLQLLNRKEEKVSAADVAELLQMDRANASRYLNDLFKEKRIDKLPGKPVFYQALQTVSKTTETSVFQNSAFGRLIGSEDSLKVSIQQAKAAILYPPNGLHSLILGRTGTGKSLFAECMYQFAKESETIPADAPFISFNCADYAQNPQLLFGHIFGVIKGAYTGAEETREGLLKKADGGILFLDEIHRLPPEGQEMLFTFIDKGEFRPLGESANVHHAQVQIIGATTESPDNFLLETFTRRIPMTITLPALADRNLEERYQLVEFFLNQEAIRLHQSIRVHRKALIAFLLYHASANVGQLQRDLKLACAKAFLHYKTKTANYILIEQDDLPIHVQKGLLHLKDEPEKLNRLIDVNKTIFKFVDTSDATIEIDAEDVHDVYHAIQEKADQLMKEGKDQSELEEALYVDVDQYFHDYMVQLPTHQTAKEIIAPAVWELTGKVYAMAEEKLNRKYNEKMKFAFSLHLQSTIERVREQKHIIHPDLNNIRKKYPKEFQVAIDLSALIEQELSIEIPFDEIGFLTMFLTEEVVDTALSQENQVEVIVMMHGRSTATSMVETVQELLSIESGIALDMPLSVEVKAMYEKLKQTVIKLNPVKGVLLLSDMGSLTSFGNMLTEELGIRTKTVTMVSTPVVLEAMRKASLGRGLEDIYQSCEQLFENKYKAHVLRAKPVKNAVIFTCFTGEGVAEQLRKVVSPIIDETKIEIIVLQFLHKEAFRERIDQLMEEYNILAIMGSVAFEYRDIPFFSALEVLSEGGVGIVSRILNDEVPYEKLIASLEGNLQAVSSAEELVYFLRKVISELQLQLNVILESGVDIGMILHLAFLIERVKLGAVDREFPDLNEFAKNHMVEMQITQQMMQNVEIEYDIVIPQSEIAYLTQMMLSNQVEVD encoded by the coding sequence ATGTCTAGTAGAAAAGAAGAAGTCCTCCAACTTCTAAATAGAAAAGAAGAAAAAGTATCTGCTGCAGATGTCGCAGAATTGCTTCAAATGGACCGAGCAAACGCTAGTCGTTATCTAAATGATCTTTTTAAAGAAAAAAGAATTGATAAGCTTCCAGGGAAACCTGTCTTTTATCAAGCGTTACAAACTGTCTCAAAAACAACAGAAACTAGCGTCTTCCAAAATTCAGCTTTTGGTAGATTAATTGGGTCTGAAGATAGTTTAAAAGTGAGCATCCAACAAGCCAAAGCAGCCATTTTATACCCTCCAAACGGTCTTCATAGCTTAATCCTTGGACGTACTGGTACTGGGAAATCTCTTTTTGCGGAATGTATGTATCAATTCGCTAAAGAATCGGAAACTATTCCAGCTGACGCGCCCTTTATCTCTTTCAACTGTGCTGATTACGCTCAAAATCCACAGCTTTTATTTGGTCATATTTTTGGTGTTATTAAAGGAGCATATACCGGAGCAGAAGAAACACGTGAAGGTTTACTAAAAAAAGCAGATGGCGGGATTTTGTTTTTAGATGAAATTCATCGTTTACCACCAGAAGGTCAAGAAATGCTCTTTACATTTATCGATAAAGGCGAATTTCGGCCACTTGGAGAAAGCGCTAACGTTCATCATGCGCAAGTGCAAATCATTGGAGCTACAACGGAATCACCCGACAACTTTCTACTAGAGACTTTCACAAGACGAATTCCAATGACAATCACTTTGCCAGCGCTCGCAGACCGAAACTTGGAAGAACGCTATCAATTAGTAGAGTTTTTCTTAAATCAAGAAGCAATCAGACTTCACCAATCCATTCGGGTACACAGAAAAGCCCTCATTGCGTTTTTACTTTATCATGCTAGCGCCAATGTAGGCCAACTACAAAGAGATTTAAAACTTGCGTGTGCTAAAGCTTTTTTACATTATAAAACGAAAACAGCTAATTATATTTTAATTGAACAAGATGATTTGCCTATTCATGTTCAAAAAGGTTTACTACACTTAAAAGATGAACCAGAAAAGTTAAACCGTTTAATTGATGTGAATAAAACAATATTTAAATTCGTAGATACAAGTGATGCAACAATTGAAATAGATGCCGAAGATGTGCACGATGTTTATCATGCTATTCAAGAAAAAGCTGATCAGTTAATGAAAGAAGGAAAAGACCAAAGCGAGCTAGAGGAAGCACTTTATGTTGACGTAGATCAATATTTCCATGACTATATGGTCCAATTACCTACACATCAAACAGCCAAAGAAATTATCGCGCCAGCTGTTTGGGAATTAACTGGAAAAGTATACGCCATGGCAGAAGAAAAATTAAACCGTAAATATAATGAAAAAATGAAATTTGCGTTCTCATTACATTTACAAAGTACCATTGAACGAGTTCGCGAACAAAAACATATTATACACCCAGATTTAAATAATATTCGCAAAAAATATCCAAAAGAATTCCAAGTTGCAATTGATTTATCAGCGCTCATTGAGCAAGAATTAAGCATTGAAATTCCGTTTGATGAAATTGGGTTTTTAACGATGTTTTTGACCGAAGAAGTCGTTGATACTGCGCTTTCTCAAGAAAATCAAGTGGAAGTTATTGTGATGATGCACGGGCGATCCACAGCAACAAGTATGGTAGAAACGGTGCAAGAATTACTTAGCATCGAAAGTGGGATAGCGCTTGATATGCCACTTTCTGTTGAAGTAAAAGCGATGTATGAAAAACTAAAACAAACCGTAATCAAATTAAATCCTGTCAAAGGTGTATTATTACTTTCTGACATGGGATCGCTTACTTCTTTTGGAAATATGCTAACAGAAGAACTAGGCATTCGTACGAAAACTGTAACAATGGTAAGTACACCAGTTGTGCTTGAAGCAATGCGCAAAGCATCTTTAGGTCGCGGTTTAGAAGATATTTATCAAAGTTGTGAGCAATTATTTGAAAATAAATATAAAGCACATGTTTTACGAGCGAAACCAGTGAAAAATGCGGTTATCTTCACTTGTTTTACAGGAGAAGGTGTGGCAGAACAGCTCCGCAAGGTCGTATCGCCAATCATTGATGAAACAAAAATCGAAATAATCGTTTTGCAATTTCTGCATAAAGAAGCTTTTCGAGAACGAATTGATCAGCTAATGGAAGAATATAATATTTTAGCAATTATGGGTTCAGTTGCTTTTGAATACCGAGATATTCCGTTCTTTAGTGCATTAGAGGTTCTATCTGAAGGTGGAGTAGGAATCGTTTCTCGAATTTTAAATGATGAAGTGCCATATGAGAAATTAATTGCTTCCTTAGAAGGTAATTTACAAGCTGTAAGTTCAGCCGAAGAACTTGTTTATTTCTTAAGAAAAGTAATTTCCGAATTACAATTACAATTAAATGTTATTCTCGAATCAGGTGTAGATATTGGTATGATTCTTCACTTAGCATTCCTTATTGAACGTGTTAAACTGGGTGCTGTTGATAGAGAGTTTCCAGACTTAAACGAATTTGCAAAAAATCATATGGTTGAAATGCAAATCACTCAACAAATGATGCAAAATGTAGAAATTGAATACGACATCGTCATCCCACAATCAGAAATCGCATACTTAACGCAGATGATGCTCTCTAACCAGGTAGAAGTAGATTAG
- a CDS encoding aminopeptidase — translation MTVFSEKLEKYAELIVKVGVNVQPEQKVVIMAPVDAAPLVRLISKYAFEVGAEDVIMDWRDEELGALRYKNAPLRVFESAPVHRVAEKTELAKEGACFISITSEDPDLLNGVDSNKIATFQKTMGGAMSEFRELMQANVVSWTVVAAASQGWAAKVFPDLTPVEQMETLWEAIFETTRINTENPVETWKNHDQTLAAKADSLNEKQFTSLHYTAPGTDLTIGLPKNHLWVGAGSKNKKGHEFMANMPTEEVFCCADKLKVEGYVSSTKPLSYAGNIIDDFKITFEKGRIVGVEAASGEEILKDLIATDEGSHYLGEVALVPDPSPISQSGILFYNTLFDENASNHLAIGSAYAFNVKGGEEMSREELEAAGVNNSLTHVDFMIGSSEMDIDGVTESGEVVPVFRKGDWAF, via the coding sequence ATGACAGTATTTAGTGAAAAGTTAGAAAAGTATGCAGAATTGATTGTAAAAGTTGGGGTAAATGTCCAACCTGAGCAGAAAGTGGTAATTATGGCTCCAGTTGACGCAGCTCCACTCGTTCGTCTTATTTCTAAGTACGCTTTTGAAGTTGGCGCAGAAGATGTCATTATGGATTGGCGCGATGAAGAATTAGGCGCTTTACGTTATAAGAATGCTCCATTACGCGTTTTCGAAAGTGCTCCAGTTCACCGTGTTGCAGAAAAAACAGAACTTGCCAAAGAAGGCGCTTGTTTTATCTCCATTACATCAGAAGACCCCGATTTACTAAACGGTGTGGATAGCAACAAAATTGCAACATTCCAAAAAACAATGGGTGGCGCAATGAGTGAATTCCGCGAATTAATGCAAGCAAACGTGGTAAGCTGGACAGTTGTTGCAGCTGCTTCACAAGGTTGGGCAGCAAAAGTATTCCCAGATTTAACTCCAGTAGAACAAATGGAAACACTTTGGGAAGCTATTTTCGAAACAACACGTATTAATACGGAAAATCCAGTAGAAACTTGGAAAAACCACGATCAGACTCTTGCTGCAAAAGCAGATAGTTTAAATGAAAAACAATTTACTTCTTTACATTATACGGCTCCTGGAACAGACCTTACAATTGGTCTTCCAAAAAATCATCTTTGGGTTGGCGCTGGTAGTAAGAATAAAAAAGGGCATGAATTTATGGCCAATATGCCGACAGAAGAAGTATTCTGTTGTGCGGATAAACTAAAAGTGGAAGGGTATGTTTCTAGTACAAAACCACTTAGTTATGCAGGAAATATTATCGATGACTTCAAAATCACTTTCGAAAAAGGTCGAATTGTAGGTGTAGAAGCAGCATCAGGCGAAGAAATTCTTAAAGATTTAATCGCAACAGATGAAGGTTCTCACTATTTAGGAGAAGTAGCTCTAGTTCCAGATCCTTCCCCTATTTCTCAATCCGGCATTTTATTCTACAACACACTATTTGATGAAAATGCCTCTAACCACTTAGCAATCGGTAGTGCATATGCATTTAATGTTAAAGGTGGCGAAGAAATGTCTCGTGAAGAATTAGAAGCAGCTGGTGTTAACAATAGTTTAACGCATGTTGACTTTATGATTGGTTCTTCTGAAATGGACATTGATGGTGTAACCGAATCTGGTGAAGTTGTTCCTGTTTTCCGTAAAGGCGACTGGGCGTTCTAA
- a CDS encoding flavodoxin — protein sequence MTKVMIVYASMTGNTQEIADILGEELEKYDIEVEIEECISVDPEDLLEYDGALIGGYTYDDGQLPDEFVDFYEDMADVDFSGKICASFGSGDTFYDEYCLTVDLIETRLKEQGATVPVAGLKVDLDPDEEDVVRAESYAKTFVDVLKG from the coding sequence ATGACAAAAGTGATGATCGTCTATGCCAGCATGACTGGTAATACACAAGAAATTGCCGATATTTTAGGTGAAGAATTAGAAAAATATGATATTGAAGTAGAAATTGAAGAATGTATTTCCGTTGATCCTGAAGATTTACTCGAATATGATGGCGCATTAATTGGCGGCTATACCTATGATGATGGACAACTTCCTGATGAGTTCGTTGATTTTTATGAAGATATGGCAGATGTTGATTTTAGCGGCAAAATTTGCGCTTCTTTCGGTTCTGGCGATACTTTTTATGATGAATATTGTTTAACAGTAGATTTAATTGAAACTCGTCTAAAAGAACAAGGTGCGACTGTTCCTGTTGCCGGGCTAAAAGTCGATCTTGATCCAGATGAAGAAGACGTGGTTCGCGCTGAAAGCTACGCAAAAACATTTGTTGATGTATTAAAAGGTTAA
- a CDS encoding MDR family MFS transporter encodes MKFSTWDINLKVRLFGEALLDISFWMVFPFLTIYFSESIGRELTSILLIISQILAVFTALLGGYFADNFGRKRMMSISVIGEGFGFLVFAIGALHVVNSPYLSFAGFAIASVFMAFYQPASQAMIADVVPLEHRTHIYSVFYMMINIAVVIGPILGSVLFYNFTTETLLAIVCADLLLLFLLQKFGHETAPLLTNPALKKEAVRKSIGTVLIEQLKNYKIIFKDKIFFLYIIAGIIISQSFMQLDLLFPLYIKEVIGASDLFSFHFTGEQLFGVIVSINGFFVAALTVVVTRWMSHFREKFVFMNSSFLYAIAIFIFGISTGPWVAIFAIILFSFAELMTVGLQQNFVSQLAPEDKRAMYFSAAGLRYTLGKVIAPLAITLAALIGYTSTFVIIGILALISGLIYYYMYAEFEKQRQA; translated from the coding sequence ATGAAATTTAGTACATGGGACATCAATTTAAAAGTGAGGCTTTTTGGGGAAGCACTGCTCGATATTTCTTTTTGGATGGTCTTCCCCTTTCTCACTATTTACTTTTCGGAAAGTATTGGGCGTGAACTTACAAGTATCTTGCTAATTATTTCGCAAATTTTGGCGGTTTTTACAGCATTACTTGGCGGCTATTTTGCAGATAATTTTGGTAGAAAACGGATGATGAGTATTTCTGTTATTGGGGAAGGTTTTGGTTTTCTAGTTTTTGCAATAGGTGCACTTCATGTTGTAAACTCCCCTTATTTAAGTTTTGCTGGTTTTGCAATTGCGAGTGTCTTTATGGCTTTTTATCAGCCAGCGAGTCAAGCGATGATTGCCGATGTGGTTCCACTTGAACACCGGACACATATTTACTCGGTTTTTTATATGATGATTAATATTGCGGTAGTTATTGGACCGATTCTTGGTTCGGTGTTATTTTATAATTTTACAACAGAAACATTACTTGCGATTGTTTGCGCAGATTTATTACTACTCTTTTTACTTCAAAAATTCGGTCATGAAACGGCGCCACTTTTGACTAATCCAGCTCTTAAAAAAGAAGCTGTACGGAAAAGCATTGGTACAGTGTTAATAGAGCAATTAAAAAATTATAAGATTATTTTTAAAGATAAGATTTTCTTCTTATACATTATTGCTGGGATTATTATTTCTCAGTCGTTTATGCAACTGGATTTGTTATTCCCGCTTTATATTAAAGAAGTAATTGGTGCATCTGACTTGTTCTCTTTTCATTTTACTGGTGAACAGTTGTTTGGCGTTATTGTCTCTATCAACGGCTTCTTTGTTGCAGCGCTTACGGTTGTTGTTACTCGCTGGATGAGCCATTTTAGAGAAAAATTCGTCTTTATGAATTCTTCTTTCCTTTATGCGATTGCGATATTCATTTTCGGTATTTCGACTGGTCCATGGGTAGCCATTTTTGCGATTATCCTTTTTAGTTTTGCGGAACTAATGACGGTTGGTTTACAACAAAATTTCGTTTCTCAATTAGCTCCTGAAGATAAGCGCGCGATGTATTTCTCTGCTGCTGGTCTTCGTTACACGCTTGGTAAAGTAATTGCGCCTCTTGCCATTACACTTGCGGCATTAATCGGCTATACAAGCACTTTTGTCATTATTGGCATTTTAGCACTTATTAGTGGGCTCATTTACTACTACATGTATGCAGAATTTGAAAAACAACGTCAAGCTTAA
- a CDS encoding PTS sugar transporter subunit IIB → MKNIMLVCSAGMSTSLLVKKMTEAIENKQIEATVIAVAEADFDKHKDNVDVVLLAPQVRFLEKNLKRVLDPLGIPVSIINGIDYGTMDGEKVLNEALAMIDK, encoded by the coding sequence ATGAAAAACATCATGTTAGTTTGTTCGGCCGGTATGTCCACAAGTCTTCTCGTGAAAAAAATGACAGAAGCTATCGAAAATAAACAAATAGAGGCAACAGTTATAGCCGTTGCGGAAGCTGATTTTGATAAGCACAAAGATAATGTTGACGTAGTATTACTTGCGCCGCAGGTTCGTTTTTTAGAAAAAAACTTGAAGCGTGTGCTTGATCCACTTGGTATTCCAGTTTCGATTATTAACGGGATTGACTATGGAACGATGGACGGCGAAAAGGTGCTAAATGAGGCACTAGCAATGATTGATAAATAA
- a CDS encoding DUF871 domain-containing protein, translating into MRKLGISVFPQHVSLEASLEYIETAAKYGFSRIFTCLISANDEAEFAKLETICKRAKELGFDVIADVDPTVFESLNITYKELDRFKELGLAGLRLDLGFSGSEEAAMSFDDTDLKIELNISNGTRYVENILSYQANVGNIIGCHNFYPRKYTGLSREHFLRTSKQFKDLNLRTAAFVSSNSGEYGPWFVVDGGLPTMEEHRGMDITVQAKDLWNTGLIDDVIVGNMFASEDELRALSELNRNELQLAVEFLDGATDVEKEIVLTQKHFNRGDASEYVLRSTMTRVNFKQYDFEPHDTDTISKGDVTIDNNGYERYKGEMQVALQEMENSGNTNIVARIIPEERYLLDTILPWQHFRLVEK; encoded by the coding sequence ATGAGAAAATTGGGTATATCCGTCTTTCCACAACATGTATCACTTGAAGCATCATTAGAATATATTGAAACAGCAGCTAAATATGGTTTTAGCCGTATTTTCACTTGCTTAATTTCAGCTAATGATGAAGCAGAATTTGCTAAATTAGAAACAATTTGCAAACGTGCAAAAGAGTTGGGATTTGATGTTATTGCGGATGTCGATCCTACTGTTTTTGAATCATTAAATATTACTTATAAAGAATTAGACCGTTTCAAAGAGCTTGGTTTAGCAGGTCTACGTCTTGATTTAGGTTTTTCTGGTTCAGAAGAGGCTGCGATGTCTTTTGATGATACAGATTTAAAAATCGAACTAAATATTAGTAATGGAACACGTTACGTGGAAAATATTCTTTCTTATCAAGCAAATGTAGGGAATATTATTGGTTGCCATAACTTCTACCCGAGAAAATACACTGGTTTATCCAGAGAACATTTCTTACGTACAAGTAAACAATTCAAAGATTTAAATCTTCGTACAGCGGCTTTTGTCTCTTCTAATAGTGGCGAATATGGCCCATGGTTTGTTGTCGATGGTGGACTTCCAACGATGGAAGAACATCGTGGTATGGACATTACAGTTCAAGCAAAAGATTTATGGAATACCGGCTTAATCGATGATGTCATCGTAGGAAACATGTTTGCTTCAGAAGATGAGTTACGTGCTTTAAGCGAATTAAATCGTAATGAATTACAATTAGCTGTGGAATTTTTAGACGGTGCAACAGATGTAGAAAAAGAAATTGTTTTAACACAAAAACATTTCAATCGTGGCGATGCTTCCGAGTATGTTCTACGTTCCACAATGACGCGCGTCAACTTTAAACAGTACGATTTCGAACCACATGATACGGATACCATTTCAAAAGGCGATGTGACTATTGATAACAACGGTTACGAACGCTACAAAGGCGAAATGCAAGTAGCCCTGCAAGAAATGGAAAACTCCGGCAACACAAATATTGTTGCTAGAATCATTCCAGAAGAGCGCTACTTACTAGACACCATTCTTCCATGGCAACATTTTAGATTGGTTGAGAAGTAA
- a CDS encoding PTS lactose/cellobiose transporter subunit IIA, with product MELEQTIMQLIVHGGNAKSDAMLAIEAAKKGDFDVADEQIKNAEAALLEAHHSQTSLIQGEARGEKAEVSLLLVHAQDHLMNAITFKDLAKEIVDLYRSK from the coding sequence ATGGAATTAGAACAAACAATTATGCAATTAATCGTACACGGGGGAAACGCTAAAAGCGACGCAATGTTAGCTATCGAAGCGGCAAAAAAAGGGGATTTTGACGTTGCCGATGAGCAAATTAAAAATGCAGAAGCAGCATTACTTGAAGCACATCATTCACAAACTTCTTTAATTCAAGGAGAAGCGCGCGGAGAAAAAGCAGAAGTATCTTTACTACTCGTTCACGCACAAGATCACTTAATGAATGCTATTACTTTTAAAGATTTAGCAAAAGAAATTGTTGATTTATATCGCTCCAAATAA
- a CDS encoding aminoglycoside N(3)-acetyltransferase has protein sequence MGEKMAIWRTKKPATKQKIVSDLRKAGIREGDTIIFHASMSKAYWICGGPVAIIYALQEAVGTDGNIVMPAQTGQLSDPAKWENPPVPESWWKTIRAETPPFDPNVTPTRGMGVIAETFRTMPDVVRSFHPYHSFCAWGRQKEEIIANQPLAKSLGDESPLGKLYELSAKIILFGIDNDNNTSLHLAEERSNVFPLIENQAAFRKQGEIVWRKYAEIDYNSELFIELGRTYEKARDFHPTTIIGAPTKIYDMRDLVDFGTNYFQTKNH, from the coding sequence TTGGGAGAAAAAATGGCTATCTGGCGAACAAAAAAACCAGCAACAAAACAAAAAATCGTGTCTGATTTGAGAAAAGCGGGTATTAGAGAAGGAGATACGATTATTTTTCATGCTTCCATGTCAAAAGCGTATTGGATATGTGGTGGACCTGTGGCAATAATATACGCGCTTCAAGAAGCTGTGGGTACTGATGGAAACATTGTCATGCCTGCGCAAACAGGTCAATTAAGTGATCCTGCCAAATGGGAAAATCCTCCAGTGCCGGAAAGTTGGTGGAAAACGATTCGAGCAGAAACTCCACCTTTTGATCCAAATGTCACACCAACACGAGGAATGGGAGTGATAGCTGAAACCTTTCGGACTATGCCTGATGTAGTACGCAGTTTTCATCCGTATCATTCATTTTGTGCATGGGGAAGACAAAAAGAGGAAATAATTGCGAATCAGCCACTTGCGAAAAGTTTAGGTGACGAATCACCCCTAGGGAAATTATATGAACTTTCAGCCAAGATTATTTTGTTTGGAATTGATAATGATAATAACACATCTCTCCATTTAGCAGAAGAACGTTCGAATGTATTCCCGCTCATAGAAAACCAAGCTGCATTTCGGAAACAGGGCGAGATAGTCTGGAGGAAGTATGCTGAAATCGACTATAATAGTGAGCTTTTTATTGAGCTTGGCCGTACATATGAGAAAGCGCGCGACTTCCATCCGACGACAATTATTGGTGCACCGACAAAGATTTATGATATGCGTGACTTAGTTGATTTTGGGACTAATTATTTCCAAACAAAAAACCACTAA
- the mreBH gene encoding rod-share determining protein MreBH produces MFGTTTIGIDLGTANILVYSKEKGIILNEPSVVALNTSDGTVLAIGHEAKEMIGKTPTSISAIRPMKDGVIADFDLTSGLLREIMRRISTNGIRKPNVVVCTPTGATSVERRAISDAVKSTGARSVVLIEEPVAAAIGADLPVAEPVANVIVDIGGGTSEIAIISYGGVVSSTSVRTGGDHMDEEIIQYIRKNYNLLIGQTTAERIKKELGFAPIEHVVQTAEIRGRDLLTGLPKTVQVSSTEIQSALSETLQRILEAIRNTLEMCPPELSGDIVDRGIILSGGGSLLQGFRDWLVQEIDVPVHMAPSPLESVAIGTGKSLVFADKLSKI; encoded by the coding sequence ATGTTTGGAACAACAACTATTGGAATTGATTTAGGTACTGCGAATATTTTAGTTTACAGTAAAGAAAAAGGAATTATTTTGAATGAACCTTCTGTGGTCGCTCTAAATACGAGTGATGGAACGGTGCTCGCGATTGGCCATGAAGCAAAAGAGATGATTGGTAAAACGCCAACTTCTATTTCAGCTATAAGACCAATGAAAGATGGAGTAATTGCTGATTTTGATTTGACTAGTGGATTATTGCGTGAAATTATGCGTAGAATCTCAACTAATGGGATTAGAAAACCGAATGTGGTTGTTTGTACCCCTACTGGCGCAACCTCTGTGGAACGTCGAGCTATTTCTGATGCTGTAAAATCGACTGGTGCTCGTTCGGTGGTTCTCATTGAAGAGCCTGTTGCTGCTGCTATTGGTGCAGATTTGCCTGTTGCAGAACCCGTAGCAAATGTCATTGTTGATATTGGCGGAGGTACGAGTGAAATTGCGATTATTTCGTATGGTGGCGTTGTTTCTAGTACTTCAGTTAGAACTGGCGGCGACCACATGGATGAAGAAATTATTCAATACATCCGCAAGAATTACAACCTTTTAATTGGCCAAACCACGGCTGAACGCATTAAAAAGGAATTAGGATTTGCTCCGATTGAACATGTCGTTCAAACCGCTGAAATTCGCGGTCGTGATTTACTCACTGGTTTACCAAAAACTGTTCAAGTGAGTTCTACAGAAATTCAAAGCGCTCTTTCAGAAACATTACAACGAATTCTTGAAGCCATTCGAAACACACTTGAAATGTGCCCTCCAGAGTTAAGTGGCGATATTGTTGATCGTGGCATTATTTTAAGTGGTGGTGGTTCTCTTCTTCAAGGATTCCGTGACTGGCTTGTGCAAGAAATTGATGTTCCTGTACATATGGCTCCAAGTCCTCTTGAATCCGTGGCAATCGGCACAGGTAAGTCCCTTGTTTTTGCAGATAAATTGTCCAAAATTTAA